A single region of the Mechercharimyces sp. CAU 1602 genome encodes:
- the bioD gene encoding dethiobiotin synthase yields the protein MKGKGIFITGTDTEVGKTVVTAGIALALTRRGYRVGLFKPVQSGHMAEDRNGDARRLQRWSDSDQPLADIVRYAFPEPLAPMIAARNVGVSLHLHEFVSHAEVLYSQFDVVLVEGAGGLMVPMGEDWTVAHLAGQMGLPLVIVARPSLGTVNHTTLTAKVARQYGMTEMAVIFNGSTPHVVEESALQDNRQMIEELAEVPVIGSLPYLGEEWDSSWLCKQMEECVQVSELEAWLHKGGRIT from the coding sequence GTGAAAGGAAAGGGTATTTTTATTACTGGCACGGATACAGAGGTGGGTAAAACCGTTGTCACTGCGGGAATCGCGCTCGCTCTTACTCGGCGTGGTTATCGCGTAGGTCTTTTTAAACCGGTGCAAAGTGGGCACATGGCTGAGGATCGGAACGGAGATGCTCGTCGTTTACAGCGTTGGTCAGATAGTGATCAACCGCTAGCGGATATTGTTCGCTATGCTTTCCCCGAACCATTAGCACCCATGATTGCTGCCCGTAACGTAGGGGTTTCGCTTCATTTACATGAATTTGTATCTCATGCAGAAGTATTGTATTCACAATTTGATGTCGTGCTGGTAGAGGGAGCAGGTGGCTTAATGGTGCCGATGGGGGAAGACTGGACGGTTGCTCATTTGGCTGGACAGATGGGGCTTCCCCTTGTCATTGTGGCGCGCCCTTCTTTAGGAACGGTAAATCATACTACGTTGACAGCGAAGGTGGCCCGTCAGTATGGGATGACAGAGATGGCAGTGATCTTTAATGGTTCTACACCGCATGTGGTAGAAGAGAGTGCTTTGCAGGATAACCGACAAATGATTGAAGAGCTTGCCGAGGTGCCTGTAATCGGAAGTCTTCCCTATCTAGGTGAAGAGTGGGATTCATCATGGTTGTGTAAACAGATGGAAGAGTGTGTGCAGGTGTCTGAGCTC